Proteins co-encoded in one Candidatus Flexicrinis proximus genomic window:
- a CDS encoding DUF11 domain-containing protein yields the protein MTYTVSATISAAATGSLSNTATVSSPVTDPNPANNAATDTDTLGGSADLTITKTDGVVSAVPGGSVTYTITAANAGPSDAPGATVADTFPAVLTGTWTCVGAGGGTCTAAGAGNINDTVNLPAGGSVTYTVSATISAAATGSLSNTATVSSPVTDPNPANNSATDTDTLTPQADLSITKTDGVTSAIIGGSVTYTITASNAGPSNASGATVADTFPAVLTGTWTCVGAGGGTCTAAGAGNINDTVNLPAGGSVTYTVSATISAAATGSLSNTATVAAPGGVTDPNPANNSATDTDTLIAVSVNITPTTVNADEGGATGQYTVVLSDAPTGTVTVTLTPDSQVTTDAPTLTFTTADWNIAQTVTVTAVDDLAVEGAHTGNIAHSAAGGSYDTVVIASVLVNIADNDNPVNLLLNPSFEVAGASSGRAANWKDIELTSKDSRMCISTSPTITVADGDCAFRFKFNGPNYVRRILQQIIKTPAWGFAGDTLTLSAQIKASNFQPGAKMRIKVVYLDSTIEKVHIAIPAGTYDYTPLSVSLTLAQRVTKVRAMFMIGNANGVIYVDDVSLIDTPAPRGLTPSSSGILPPPDAPAGFRR from the coding sequence GTGACCTACACCGTCAGCGCGACAATCAGCGCGGCGGCGACCGGATCGCTCTCCAACACTGCGACGGTCTCGTCCCCAGTGACTGACCCGAACCCGGCCAACAACGCGGCGACGGATACCGATACGCTGGGCGGATCGGCCGATCTGACTATCACCAAGACTGACGGCGTGGTGAGCGCCGTTCCAGGCGGAAGTGTGACTTACACCATCACCGCGGCGAACGCCGGGCCAAGCGATGCCCCTGGCGCGACAGTCGCGGACACCTTCCCGGCGGTCCTGACGGGTACCTGGACGTGTGTGGGCGCCGGTGGCGGCACCTGCACGGCGGCAGGCGCAGGCAACATCAACGACACCGTCAACCTGCCGGCAGGTGGCAGCGTGACCTACACCGTCAGCGCGACAATCAGCGCGGCGGCGACCGGATCGCTCTCCAACACAGCGACGGTCTCGTCCCCAGTGACTGACCCGAACCCGGCTAACAACAGCGCCACCGATACCGACACATTGACGCCGCAGGCCGATCTGAGCATCACCAAGACCGACGGCGTGACATCAGCGATCATCGGCGGCAGCGTGACCTACACGATCACCGCCAGCAATGCCGGGCCAAGCAATGCATCCGGCGCGACAGTCGCGGACACCTTCCCGGCGGTCCTGACGGGTACCTGGACGTGTGTGGGCGCCGGTGGCGGCACCTGCACGGCGGCAGGCGCAGGCAACATCAACGACACCGTCAACCTGCCAGCCGGCGGCAGCGTGACCTACACCGTCAGCGCGACAATCAGCGCGGCGGCGACCGGATCGCTCTCCAACACGGCGACAGTAGCAGCGCCAGGCGGCGTGACCGACCCGAACCCGGCGAATAACTCGGCGACGGATACCGATACGCTGATCGCAGTGAGCGTCAACATCACGCCGACCACGGTCAACGCGGATGAAGGCGGCGCGACGGGTCAGTACACCGTCGTTCTGAGCGACGCGCCCACCGGAACGGTGACCGTCACTCTCACGCCTGACAGCCAGGTGACTACCGACGCGCCAACGCTGACCTTCACAACGGCAGACTGGAATATCGCGCAGACGGTGACCGTTACCGCTGTCGATGACTTGGCCGTGGAAGGCGCGCATACGGGTAACATCGCCCACAGCGCGGCGGGCGGCAGCTACGACACCGTGGTCATCGCCAGTGTGCTGGTCAACATCGCCGACAACGACAATCCGGTAAACCTGCTGCTGAACCCAAGCTTTGAAGTGGCCGGAGCGAGCAGCGGTCGCGCGGCGAACTGGAAGGATATCGAACTGACCAGTAAAGACAGCCGGATGTGCATTTCCACGTCACCGACGATTACCGTCGCCGATGGCGACTGCGCCTTCCGGTTCAAGTTCAACGGTCCGAACTACGTCAGGCGCATCCTCCAGCAGATCATCAAGACTCCGGCGTGGGGTTTCGCGGGAGACACTCTGACGCTGTCGGCACAGATCAAGGCCTCGAACTTCCAGCCTGGCGCAAAGATGCGGATCAAGGTCGTCTACCTGGACAGCACGATCGAAAAGGTGCACATAGCCATCCCCGCCGGGACCTACGATTACACACCGCTGAGCGTGTCCCTCACGCTGGCGCAGCGCGTAACGAAGGTCAGAGCAATGTTCATGATCGGTAACGCCAACGGCGTGATCTATGTCGACGATGTCTCGCTCATCGACACGCCTGCGCCCCGGGGTCTCACACCGTCGTCGTCGGGCATACTGCCGCCGCCGGATGCCCCCGCGGGCTTCAGGCGGTAG
- a CDS encoding ExeM/NucH family extracellular endonuclease translates to MKFQRSLTSSRLFLMVAIAILLSGILPYTTQTVSASSSGVVISAIYTRGGSAGATYINKFVELFNAGSSPVNITGWTVRYAAPAATTWVTSGSNLATIPAVTLQPGQYYLIQGSSNGANGVALPTPDLVSTLNPGAAGGKFGLFTDAAACVTATAVGCASYVDFVGYGTANASETAVGLAQALTEILARKNNGCQDLDNNSIDFALQTASARNSATPLAPCAVMCTPSTFPYTMTTNTPAQLIAAIECANANGASADTINLNGQTVTLAVSYANYSGNTGLPEVTTPVTLQNGAITRSGTAFRLLRVNATGTLTLSDMTLSNGSMPVNAGGAVYSSGVLNVSRSTFANNSADNAGAIYIDGAGSTTSNIVNSTFSANIATNGAGADALYIFGTNIVNVYFSTFSGHDNSNTSSTVGIVHAGTDSTIDLTGSVIANNPLSVGGTARECTAGIGASLIGDSNLTADTICPGRIATPTNVSATLASNGGPTQTHALVTGSNAIDADASNYCTALTVTADQRGTARPQGPDCDLGAFEYAVVDPCAAITFPYTLPNNLAATLITAMECANANGASADTIDLNSQIVTLTASYADYTGATGLPQVTTNITLEGGVIIRSGGAPLFRLLNVGATGSLTLDGITASGGSLSSGDNAGAIFNDGGTLNILNSTITNNSAGFGGALYNSGPSATMMLVDSQFTNNSATQNGGLMMNDGGSVTLLRSAVSGNSSSGASGNGAIYNFEADLDILDSTFSGNSATTNVGAVQNFNGTTNIANSVFAGNSATNTSGAVLNNAAGVKTITNSTFSGNSAASTAGALLNNGSSVLTITNSTIAGNSATSAGGIYNAGTLTITNSIVWGNSSNALIGATITHSIIEGGFAGTGNLNVDPLFVAPVAFASAPTSSGNYRLQDNSPAVDAGSNTAVPVDSYDLNDNASTIDEAPDLDGNPRRYDDTGVADTGSGTAPIVDMGAYEKQTNTPAQNVDYCNLQFPTSFTLESGNSSPLIYGRIYEDDAGVLTADPGAHASIVGEVGYGPAGSDPTGNGSWLWFPSAFNVQIGNDDEYQGTFAAPAVASTTQFAYTTRFSVDGGANFTYCDSDGNGTNGGLSFNTASLGTMTVLPPGANYCALQFPSSFTVSGGQATPSIFGRVYEDDAGVLTNDPGAHASVVGQVGFGPLSSDPTNNLAWLWYPTTFNVQVGSDDEYQGTFQAPYVGSATQFSYTYRFSVDGGATYTPCDLDGNGTNAGLSLSTAQLGTMTVNPNGAAPISINDVTLAEGNAGTTNFVFTVSLGGVSADTITADIATADNTATLANSDYSFNSQNLSFAMGETSKTFTVLVNGDTAPEPNETFFVNLTNIVNAAPVDAQGMGTITNDDDVCTLYTFPYTMTGNTPAELVQAITCANANGTADIISLNDQIITLTDAVSSGLGLPAISSTITIQSGTITRASASNFRFFQVMPGQSLTLNRVTLTNGFGAGLTSDGGAIYNDGTLTLISSVLSGNHGMYGGAVFSSSTGTLSVTNSLISGNLADNTGGGIRNRGVLTVANSTIAGNYAASIGGGIANAGIFTLNLSNSVVYGNEAPTSPEIDGGVTSSSSSIVGVDPSFVSLLDASDNAPTTGGDYRLAHYSVAIDAGDNALVPGGITNDLPGFTRFYNDTGVTDTGLGAAPIVDMGAYEKQTNSPLVCGAAPDRIYELQDGGAKYGLAGPFTVDGVVTFDGQASGQWDGFYIQDPAGDGNSATSDGIYIYDPSPALLAVNAGDYVRVTGTVSEFAQNFSLVTPSGLSSTTETEITATAVTLCGNLAAVTPTVVTLPFATLNEQERYEGMLVTFNQTLSVTELFTLGRYNEISLSVGGRLFQPTNYLTPGAAAIAQQDLNNRSRILLDDGRKLQNVDPILYPAPALSASNTVRHGDTVASVTGVYTQANSRFGNGTSTNTNPFRYRLNPTAPVSFTPANPRPAAAPVVGGTLTAGSLNLLNYFNNFTACYLNGTFVNSNCRGANNATEFTRQRDKTIAAILEINPAVLGVNELENDVPNDNGGLNGATTAIEDLVNGLNAATAPGTYAFINTGRIGTDAIRVGMIYRPAVVTPVGAFAVLDNVDPFNRNTRPALAQTFASVATGGQFTMVANHFKSKGSCPLPADPNYTDPTYGENYDTGDGQGCWNADRERAAAALLTWLATNPTGTTDPDYLILGDLNSYAAEDPITFLTGSGYTNLIALYGGPGNVVYSYVFDGQSGYLDHALANSSMATQVTGAAEYHINADEPSVLDYNTEFKSAGQLVSLYAANEFRVSDHDPVIVGLNLTGMSADLTITKTDGVTSATPGGSVTYTITASNAGPDPVVGATVADTFPAILTGTWTCVGAGGGTCTAAGAGNISDTVNLPVGGSVTYTVSATISAAATGSLVNTATVSSAVTDPNPANNSATDSDTLTPQADLSITKTDGVTTEVPGGIVTYTITASNAGPSNSPVATVADTFPAILTGAWTCVGAGGGTCPAVGSGNISDIVNLPAGGSVTYTVSATISAAATGTLSNTATVTPAVTDPNPANNSATDVDTLTPQADLSITKTDGVTSATPGGSVTYTITASNAGPSNAPGATVADTFPAILTGTWTCVGAGGGTCTAAGAGNISDTVNLPAGGSVTYTVTATISAAATGTLSNTATVSSPSPTPTRPTTRPPIPIRWVDPPI, encoded by the coding sequence ATGAAATTCCAGCGCAGCCTCACCTCCTCCCGGCTTTTCCTGATGGTGGCGATCGCCATCCTTTTATCCGGCATCCTTCCTTATACAACGCAGACTGTCAGCGCTTCGTCCAGTGGTGTCGTCATCAGCGCGATTTATACGCGCGGCGGCTCAGCGGGCGCGACCTATATCAACAAATTCGTGGAGCTGTTCAACGCAGGCAGTTCGCCGGTGAATATCACCGGCTGGACGGTGCGCTATGCGGCGCCGGCCGCTACGACCTGGGTGACCAGCGGGAGCAACCTCGCGACCATCCCGGCGGTCACGCTGCAGCCCGGCCAGTACTACCTGATTCAGGGCTCATCTAATGGAGCCAATGGTGTGGCGCTGCCGACGCCTGATCTGGTGAGCACCTTGAATCCCGGAGCAGCAGGCGGCAAGTTCGGCCTCTTCACGGATGCGGCGGCGTGTGTTACGGCTACCGCCGTCGGCTGCGCGAGCTATGTCGATTTCGTCGGCTACGGCACGGCCAATGCCTCGGAGACGGCAGTCGGTCTCGCACAGGCGCTCACTGAAATCCTCGCACGGAAGAACAACGGCTGCCAGGATCTCGACAACAACAGCATCGACTTCGCGCTGCAGACGGCCAGTGCCCGCAACAGCGCGACGCCGCTGGCCCCGTGCGCGGTGATGTGCACGCCGAGCACCTTCCCGTATACGATGACCACCAATACCCCGGCGCAGCTGATCGCGGCGATCGAGTGCGCCAACGCCAACGGCGCATCGGCGGATACGATCAACCTGAACGGCCAGACGGTGACGCTGGCGGTCTCGTATGCCAATTACAGCGGCAATACCGGCCTGCCGGAAGTCACGACGCCGGTCACGCTGCAGAACGGGGCGATCACGCGCTCCGGCACAGCCTTCCGGCTGCTGCGGGTCAACGCGACAGGCACGCTGACCCTGTCGGATATGACGCTCTCCAACGGCTCTATGCCGGTCAACGCGGGCGGCGCGGTGTACAGCAGCGGCGTGCTGAACGTCAGCAGGTCGACGTTCGCCAACAACTCGGCCGACAACGCCGGGGCGATCTACATTGACGGCGCAGGCTCGACCACGTCGAACATTGTCAACAGCACCTTCAGCGCCAACATCGCGACCAACGGCGCCGGGGCCGATGCGCTGTATATCTTCGGCACCAACATCGTCAACGTGTATTTCTCGACGTTCTCCGGCCACGACAACAGCAACACCAGCAGTACGGTGGGCATCGTGCATGCCGGAACGGATTCCACGATCGACCTGACCGGCTCGGTGATCGCCAACAACCCGCTGTCGGTGGGCGGGACGGCGCGCGAGTGTACGGCAGGCATCGGGGCATCGCTGATCGGCGACTCGAACCTGACGGCCGACACGATTTGCCCGGGGCGGATCGCCACACCGACCAATGTTTCAGCCACACTGGCCAGCAACGGCGGCCCGACGCAGACGCACGCGCTCGTCACGGGTTCCAATGCGATTGACGCCGACGCCAGCAACTACTGCACGGCACTCACCGTCACGGCCGACCAGCGCGGAACCGCGCGGCCGCAAGGGCCGGACTGCGACCTCGGCGCGTTTGAGTATGCCGTCGTCGACCCGTGCGCGGCGATTACCTTCCCTTATACATTGCCGAACAATCTGGCAGCCACGCTCATCACCGCGATGGAGTGCGCTAACGCCAACGGCGCATCGGCGGACACCATCGACCTGAACAGCCAGATTGTGACACTGACAGCTTCTTATGCCGATTACACGGGCGCAACGGGGCTGCCACAAGTCACAACCAATATCACGCTGGAAGGCGGGGTGATTATCCGCAGTGGCGGCGCGCCCCTGTTCCGCTTGTTGAACGTCGGCGCGACAGGCAGCCTCACCTTAGACGGTATTACCGCGTCGGGTGGCAGCTTGTCTTCAGGCGACAACGCAGGAGCCATCTTCAATGATGGCGGGACGCTGAATATCCTCAACAGCACCATCACCAACAACAGCGCGGGCTTCGGCGGCGCGCTCTACAACAGCGGTCCCAGTGCGACCATGATGCTTGTAGACAGCCAGTTCACCAACAACAGCGCCACCCAAAATGGCGGCCTCATGATGAACGACGGCGGCAGCGTGACCCTCCTCCGCAGCGCGGTCTCGGGCAATAGTTCCAGTGGAGCCAGCGGCAACGGTGCCATTTACAACTTTGAAGCCGACCTCGACATCCTCGACAGCACATTCTCAGGCAACAGCGCCACGACTAACGTGGGAGCCGTCCAGAACTTCAATGGCACGACCAACATCGCCAACAGCGTGTTCGCGGGCAACAGCGCCACTAACACCAGCGGGGCGGTCTTGAACAATGCTGCGGGTGTGAAGACCATCACCAACAGTACCTTCAGCGGCAACAGCGCCGCGAGTACGGCTGGCGCTTTGCTCAATAACGGCAGCAGTGTACTGACGATCACCAACAGCACGATCGCTGGGAACAGTGCGACCAGCGCTGGTGGGATTTACAATGCCGGCACGCTGACCATCACCAACAGCATTGTGTGGGGCAACAGCAGCAACGCCTTGATCGGCGCAACCATCACCCACAGCATCATCGAGGGCGGTTTCGCGGGGACGGGCAACCTGAATGTTGACCCGCTGTTCGTCGCTCCCGTTGCGTTTGCTTCTGCGCCGACCAGCTCCGGTAACTATCGTCTGCAAGACAACAGCCCCGCCGTCGATGCAGGCAGCAATACCGCTGTGCCGGTCGATAGCTATGACCTGAACGACAACGCCAGCACCATCGACGAAGCGCCTGACCTTGACGGCAATCCACGCCGCTACGACGACACCGGCGTAGCCGATACCGGTTCTGGTACCGCCCCGATCGTCGATATGGGCGCCTACGAGAAGCAGACCAACACGCCCGCGCAGAACGTGGACTACTGCAACCTTCAATTCCCGACCTCCTTCACCCTCGAAAGCGGAAATTCCTCGCCGCTGATTTATGGCCGCATTTACGAGGATGATGCGGGCGTCCTGACCGCTGACCCCGGCGCGCACGCCAGCATTGTTGGCGAGGTGGGCTATGGGCCTGCCGGCAGCGACCCCACCGGCAACGGAAGCTGGCTGTGGTTCCCGTCGGCATTTAACGTTCAAATCGGCAACGACGACGAATATCAGGGGACGTTTGCCGCGCCAGCGGTAGCATCCACCACGCAGTTCGCCTATACCACGCGCTTCTCGGTCGATGGCGGCGCGAACTTCACCTACTGCGACAGCGACGGCAATGGGACCAACGGCGGCCTCAGCTTCAATACGGCTTCCCTGGGCACAATGACCGTGCTTCCGCCGGGCGCGAACTACTGCGCGCTGCAATTCCCGTCGTCGTTCACGGTATCGGGCGGACAGGCCACGCCTAGCATTTTCGGTCGCGTCTACGAAGACGATGCGGGTGTCCTGACCAATGATCCGGGAGCGCATGCCAGCGTTGTCGGTCAAGTTGGTTTTGGCCCGCTGTCCAGCGATCCGACCAATAACCTGGCGTGGCTGTGGTATCCCACAACCTTTAATGTCCAGGTTGGGAGCGACGACGAGTATCAGGGCACGTTCCAGGCGCCGTACGTGGGTTCAGCCACGCAGTTCTCGTACACCTACCGCTTCTCGGTGGACGGCGGCGCAACCTACACCCCCTGCGACCTTGATGGCAACGGTACCAACGCGGGTCTGAGCCTCAGTACCGCTCAGCTCGGCACGATGACGGTCAACCCGAACGGCGCAGCGCCCATCAGCATTAACGATGTCACGCTGGCAGAAGGCAACGCCGGTACGACCAACTTCGTCTTCACCGTCAGTCTGGGCGGCGTGAGCGCGGATACCATCACAGCCGACATTGCCACCGCCGACAACACGGCAACGCTCGCCAACAGCGATTACAGCTTCAATTCGCAAAATCTCAGTTTTGCGATGGGTGAGACCAGCAAGACCTTCACCGTGCTTGTCAACGGCGATACCGCGCCAGAGCCCAACGAGACGTTCTTCGTCAACCTGACCAACATCGTCAACGCGGCGCCGGTCGACGCGCAGGGCATGGGCACGATCACCAACGACGACGACGTCTGCACGCTCTACACCTTCCCGTATACGATGACGGGCAACACCCCGGCCGAGCTGGTTCAGGCGATCACCTGCGCCAACGCCAACGGCACGGCGGATATCATCAGCCTGAACGACCAGATCATCACCCTGACCGACGCCGTGTCAAGCGGGCTTGGCCTGCCGGCCATTTCCAGCACGATCACCATCCAGAGCGGCACCATCACCCGCGCGAGCGCGAGCAACTTCCGCTTCTTCCAGGTCATGCCCGGCCAGAGCCTCACGCTTAACCGTGTGACTCTAACCAACGGTTTCGGCGCCGGATTGACGTCCGATGGCGGCGCGATTTACAACGATGGCACCCTGACGCTCATCAGCAGCGTGCTCTCCGGAAACCACGGCATGTACGGGGGCGCCGTGTTCAGCAGCTCCACCGGCACCCTGAGCGTCACCAACAGCCTGATTTCCGGAAACCTGGCGGATAACACCGGCGGCGGCATCCGGAACCGCGGGGTGCTCACCGTCGCCAATTCGACGATCGCCGGCAACTATGCGGCCTCAATCGGCGGCGGCATTGCCAACGCCGGCATATTCACCCTGAATCTCAGCAACAGCGTGGTGTATGGCAACGAAGCGCCAACCAGCCCGGAAATCGACGGTGGCGTCACCTCCAGCAGCAGCAGCATCGTCGGGGTGGATCCGTCGTTCGTCAGCCTGCTGGACGCCAGCGATAACGCCCCGACCACCGGCGGCGATTACCGCCTGGCCCATTACAGCGTCGCGATCGATGCCGGGGACAACGCGCTCGTGCCCGGCGGCATCACCAACGACCTGCCCGGCTTCACCCGCTTCTACAACGATACCGGCGTGACGGATACCGGTTTGGGAGCCGCCCCGATCGTCGATATGGGCGCCTACGAGAAGCAGACCAACAGTCCGCTGGTGTGCGGCGCGGCCCCGGATCGCATCTACGAGCTGCAGGACGGCGGCGCGAAGTACGGCCTTGCCGGGCCGTTCACGGTCGACGGCGTTGTGACCTTCGACGGTCAGGCCAGCGGCCAGTGGGATGGCTTCTATATCCAGGACCCAGCCGGGGACGGCAACTCTGCCACCTCGGACGGCATCTACATCTATGATCCGTCGCCCGCGCTGCTCGCGGTCAACGCCGGCGACTATGTCCGCGTGACCGGCACGGTCTCGGAATTCGCCCAGAACTTCTCGCTGGTCACCCCGTCCGGGCTGAGCAGCACCACCGAGACCGAAATCACCGCCACCGCCGTCACGCTGTGCGGCAATCTGGCGGCTGTCACCCCGACCGTGGTCACGCTGCCGTTTGCGACGCTGAACGAGCAGGAACGTTACGAAGGCATGCTGGTGACGTTTAACCAGACGCTGAGCGTCACGGAACTGTTCACGCTTGGGCGCTACAACGAGATCAGCCTGTCGGTCGGCGGCCGTCTGTTCCAGCCGACCAACTACCTGACGCCAGGCGCGGCGGCCATCGCGCAGCAGGACCTGAATAACCGCAGCCGCATCCTGCTGGATGACGGGCGCAAGCTGCAGAATGTTGACCCGATCCTCTATCCGGCGCCAGCCTTGAGCGCGTCGAACACCGTGCGCCACGGCGACACGGTCGCCAGCGTGACGGGTGTCTATACACAGGCTAACAGCCGGTTCGGCAACGGCACGTCGACCAACACGAACCCGTTCCGCTATCGTCTGAATCCGACGGCCCCGGTGTCCTTCACGCCAGCCAATCCGCGCCCGGCCGCCGCCCCAGTTGTTGGCGGCACACTGACGGCCGGCAGCCTGAACTTGCTGAACTACTTCAACAACTTTACGGCCTGCTACCTGAACGGCACGTTTGTGAACAGCAACTGCCGCGGTGCCAACAATGCCACCGAGTTCACCCGCCAGCGCGACAAAACCATCGCGGCGATCCTCGAAATCAACCCGGCGGTGCTGGGCGTCAACGAGCTGGAAAACGACGTTCCCAACGATAACGGCGGCCTGAATGGGGCGACCACAGCCATCGAGGACCTGGTGAACGGCCTCAACGCGGCGACCGCGCCGGGCACCTATGCCTTCATCAACACGGGGCGCATCGGGACGGACGCGATCCGCGTCGGCATGATCTACCGGCCCGCAGTGGTGACGCCGGTCGGCGCATTCGCGGTGCTGGACAACGTCGATCCGTTTAACCGGAACACGCGTCCGGCGCTGGCGCAGACCTTCGCCAGTGTGGCAACCGGCGGCCAGTTCACGATGGTGGCGAACCACTTTAAGTCGAAGGGTTCATGCCCGCTGCCTGCCGACCCGAACTATACCGATCCGACCTACGGCGAGAACTACGACACTGGCGACGGTCAGGGCTGCTGGAACGCCGACCGCGAACGCGCGGCCGCCGCGCTGCTCACCTGGCTGGCGACCAACCCGACCGGCACGACCGACCCGGATTATCTGATCCTGGGCGACCTGAACAGCTACGCGGCCGAAGACCCGATCACCTTCCTGACTGGCAGCGGCTATACCAACCTGATCGCGCTGTACGGCGGTCCGGGCAATGTGGTGTACTCGTATGTGTTCGACGGCCAGTCGGGCTACCTCGATCATGCGCTGGCCAACAGCAGCATGGCGACACAGGTGACAGGCGCGGCGGAATACCACATCAACGCCGACGAGCCGAGCGTGCTGGACTACAACACTGAGTTCAAATCCGCGGGTCAGTTGGTGAGCCTGTATGCCGCAAACGAGTTCCGGGTGTCTGACCATGATCCGGTCATCGTGGGGTTGAACCTGACTGGTATGTCGGCCGATCTGACCATCACCAAGACCGACGGCGTGACCAGCGCGACACCTGGTGGCAGTGTCACCTACACCATCACCGCCAGCAACGCTGGGCCAGATCCGGTCGTCGGCGCGACTGTCGCGGACACCTTCCCGGCGATCTTGACCGGCACCTGGACGTGCGTCGGCGCCGGTGGCGGGACGTGTACGGCGGCAGGCGCGGGCAACATCAGCGATACCGTCAACCTGCCGGTAGGCGGCAGCGTGACCTACACCGTCAGCGCGACGATCAGCGCGGCGGCCACCGGCTCACTGGTCAACACAGCCACGGTCTCGTCCGCCGTCACCGACCCGAACCCGGCCAATAACTCGGCCACCGATAGCGATACGCTGACGCCGCAGGCCGATCTGAGCATCACCAAGACCGACGGCGTCACGACGGAGGTTCCGGGCGGCATCGTGACCTACACCATCACCGCCAGCAACGCCGGGCCAAGCAATTCCCCTGTTGCGACGGTGGCCGATACCTTCCCGGCAATCCTGACCGGCGCCTGGACGTGCGTCGGCGCGGGCGGCGGCACCTGTCCGGCGGTGGGTTCAGGCAACATCAGCGACATCGTCAATCTGCCCGCCGGTGGCAGCGTGACCTACACCGTCAGCGCGACCATCAGCGCGGCGGCAACCGGCACGCTCAGCAACACCGCCACCGTCACGCCCGCCGTCACCGACCCGAACCCGGCCAATAACTCGGCCACCGATGTCGATACGCTCACCCCGCAGGCCGATCTCAGCATCACCAAGACCGACGGCGTGACTAGTGCGACACCGGGCGGCAGCGTGACCTACACCATCACCGCCAGCAACGCCGGGCCAAGCAATGCCCCCGGCGCGACCGTCGCCGATACCTTCCCGGCGATCCTGACCGGTACCTGGACCTGTGTCGGCGCGGGCGGCGGCACCTGCACGGCCGCTGGCGCGGGCAACATCAGCGATACGGTGAACCTGCCGGCTGGCGGCAGCGTGACCTATACCGTCACGGCTACCATCAGCGCGGCGGCCACCGGCACGCTCTCCAATACCGCGACCGTCTCGTCCCCGTCACCGACCCCAACCCGGCCAACAACGCGGCCACCGATACCGATACGCTGGGTGGATCCGCCGATCTGA